Genomic segment of Hydractinia symbiolongicarpus strain clone_291-10 chromosome 5, HSymV2.1, whole genome shotgun sequence:
CAAAAAAGGGACCAATTTCCTAAAGCTAGACCAACTAAGCAGTTTTTAAGAGCGTGGTTATGCTGAAGATTAAAACAAGATACAGTTGAGTCCCGCTATCTTGAACTCTCAATGGACCACAAAAAAGGGATAGTGAGATAGCGGGGTTTTAATTATTTGACGAGTTGCGATATAACTCAGCaggaaaaaaatgtcaaaagaatacaacCGTACCTTCGAAAGATTAAGAATatccaaaaacaaacaaaaatgttgGGCTTGTTTCAATGAGCGACATTTGCTAAAAAGTTCGAGGTAGTTGTGCACCGTTTTGGGAATTTAAGTATAGATAATATTTACATTTCGGGATGAGGTTTATAGTCACGAGTTAGGAATGGTAAACGCCATATGCAAATCAATACATGACAAATTGTCGATAACACTAAAATAATGTTCTTTTAAATACAAcaatttcaacaattttttttagtcaCCTTGTACATCTGTGTATTACGTCATCAAAGGGTGGTGTTTGGAAGTATCCGTTGCGTTTCTTATCCACTGAACCTACACCAGATGACGTCATTGTTGTGGAATCTGCAGGATTAAACAAAGATTCGAATGTTGCATTTAGACTGTGGAGTCAAACAAGGTATACTTTAAAGTAATATGCTTATTGATCACAAATTTTGAAGGCTAACCAGTTTAGGCTATCGTTACTGATGCTCTAATCAGGTTTAACTACTCGTTACAACGAATCTCATAGTAGGTTCAGCGTTTCCTCAGCCTTCCAGAGTCACTTTTTAAAAGCTGATCTTGAATCAATCTATTAAAAGCAAAAATCAGTAATCTATCAAAAAGGGGAACATTTTCTGCAATAAATgctgtttaaaatttataacaatTTCAAATTGTTACCTTTTGTGATCGTTTCAGCGATAAGTGCCAGTTCGAGGCGTTTTTTGCAAGTGGTTCAGACAACGTGTTTACTGTCTCTCCATCGTCTGGTGTTTTGTTACCTGTTGGAAGCGATGGTACTTTGCTGACTGTATCATACAGACCGTCTTTTTATGGAAGGACCCACCAGGCGAAGCTTTTGATACAGGTAATTTAGTGTTAGTTGCTTTTGTAATTTAACTGTTTAATTTActaaactttctttttcttttcgatTCTTTATTTCAATCAGAACATTCTCTTCATTCCAACTATTTCTCTTTACTCAGaatatcttatttttatttcaaatttttcactTCACTTAGAGTAGCCATCTCTAACATGACTAACTTAACTTTGCTGTTCTGTGTTTGGACTACTTTCTCGTGGaactgaaaaaatgtttttttaattcccttCTAAAGCGGAATTTGAATACAAAAGGAGAAAGATTCTACACGTAATGTGTATTAGCATATAGACTAGTTgattaggggggggggggggggggcagtgaAAAAAGCCTCGGAAAAATTTCACTTCCTATCCTTAATTTCTATgcgatatttttatttatacacttTTAATCATCAATTTTATTGTCTCCGGTATAAATTGAAACAATTGCGTTATAGTCTCGTGATACACGGTGGATTTACGATGTTAGGGGCGTTACGCCTACTTACCAACCGCCCCGTGTTAATGCAGCTACTGGAAGTTATGTTAACGGACGATTACTGCAACCACAGAAGAAAAACTTTGTTAGACAAAATTTAAGATTAGTTCACACAGCCGTGAGTTCACCTTTAAAAGGTGAACCGTTGGTCCAAAAATTTCTATCGAAAACACAgtaatatatttgttttatctTGTATTTTCTGAAACGATGTATTTAGTCTAAAACGAagcctttttgtttgtttaccaaaaaaaaacatttctttcccTTTTAAAAGAACATAGGATATATATTTTCTGACCTGTAATAGATTTTATTTGTACATACCTGtaagttatttttaatatattttgtgaagattaaaaaaatatagtagggcgtttttatttttcttctctGTTTTTCGTTATGTAAATCTGGCTTCCATCTGGCGTTAAATTGGGTTGATTTTTTCGCCCTCTTTTTTGACTTCAGGGTTAATAATATTGAGTATCTAGCGCGAGAACGTTTCCATTACAAGTAAAATTAATGCTGATTTAATTCATTTCGTTGATGAAATACGTCCAACAACATCAAGGAGGACATAATATTATGGGTTTTATGAGGCGAATTAAAAGAAGAAGGAAAAACCAGAAAAGAAAACGGTCAAGATTTTAGGACCATGAATTTCTTGTAAACGAGAGTAATATAAAGAATATAACCATCTTCTAAAGGAATTAATATACAATCTTTTAGATATAGACTTTTCTTGTCCGCCGttgcaaaaaatgtttgtagAAATGGCAAGGAGGTTCAGAAATTTCTAacataaaatttttgtattctggcgggtccttgctgacgtcagcaaaaattgtaAACCTCCTTGACCGTTCTTTAAAGCCACAattttttctaaataattttttcgatCATCCAAATCTAAATGAAACATTTACATTGTtcctctgcctaagtggattttcccACGGGCTTAAACGGCTAGTCCTTTAATAAAGCACCCTGAACGATAATTAATTTGAATCAagtaaattgtattttttgaaataagtctttttttcagGAGAGTTAGTTGGTCAACAATTGTCTGTGCTGACAGaacgcaacctcgtccccacggTCTTGTGGTCCcatagccgttattacggagtagCCAACAATTTTTGCCGCTATCAACTTAACAACAAGgcaaattgccctgggaacgaggttggacaGAACGTGTACAAATACTATCTATGACCTCCAACACACTCTAGTAGCATTTAAATTAGCATTAAATGTTGGTTCATTTAGAATTGATATTATATCGGGTAAAGCAAAGTTAAGTGTAATCGTAGGTTTTTTTTCCCTTGGACTACCCAAGGGAAAATACCTACGAATACACACTCTTGTTATCTCATCAATATAGAAGAATACGTTGCCTAGGCACATTCTATTTGATAGAACCTGTGTGCGCTTTAAAATCGTTGATTCTTTCTGTCAAAATTCAACGTTTACATTCAAAGCATCAAAAAATGCAGCGGCCGTGGTTGATATTACACTTTTGAGAAGCTATTAGGACTACAAAAGAGTTGGACAAAAATTATGACTATACCTGAGTACGAAGATGGTATCTgcagaaaatttttatttaaaattcagcATGGATTTATACTGATTTTCTCTTTCCGATATTCCGTTTATTGGAGAGACTAAAGCCTAGTTTCCATTCATCGAATTACCTCCGGCGTTCGTTTTTTCGATAGTTTTTTGGTCTGAGCATGCGATCGAGCACTAGCCTAAAGAAGTGCATTACCCTCCTTCACGTCGGCCCTTGCTAGTCAAGTATACTAAAATCATCATCTTTGttactttttgatatttttgaggaaaaaagaaaaaaagaaattttctgTGAAAGTGCAGAGCAGAAGAAAATAGAAAGGTACCCTTTCGATCATACTACGGTCTCTCCTTTTGGACCACgcgttttaatatatttttcctatttattttatttatttactacgAGATTTTACATAATTGCGAAAATATAGTTGCAAtgaaaattgacatttttaaatCAGCTATAATATATTATGGGCGTTACGTTCAACTGTACCGCTCCTTACACCAATTCTTTTACCGACTTACAGTTCATATGGAACGATTTTCCAATTCGCTGATAGTCATTAACGTTTATTCAGTTTTTACGTATTACAATAATCTTGCTTTCAATCAGGAGAAAATCCAGGTCACGAAAACATAACGACAAATCAAAAAGTCTTACGCATCAAGCTGTGTTTCACCACAGCACTGTACCGCAAAATTTGTTGAAATTATCGATTACTCGAAAAAGTATTGATTTATTGACACATAACTCATTATATGAAACAGAGGTTGTAATTATAGGTCACAGGGTTAGAATTGAACacaaaagaaaagagaaaatttgtgaaatttattaagtacatttaaatttaaagttaaCGCTTGAAACGTacctgagcatgcgcagtttcgtttgttttaaatttacttaaaaaatttgttttgcaaAAAGGTAAGGACGGTTGCAACATCGTCCACCGCGCTCTTTTTATCGTCAAAGTCAATTCGACTACTCCATAATAATTGAATCTGTCGAAGAGAAAAaggaccctggggacgaggttggaaacAGTTCCTACCTTTTTATCGGCGAAATCCAGCTATTCGGTTTTTCCGGACTATTGCTAAATAACCCGAAAAATGGCGCACAACGCATGTTTggatttcatattattttgtcaCGAGAAAGGCTGCTTGATAAAAGTGTTCCAAGTCGTATTACCTTATTAGATGGCATATCGTTTCCCATAATATTTTTTCCATTAgtagtttttttcatttctgtTTCAATCCTTCTGTCTTCTCTCGttaggaattttttaaaaaaggtaaaatgtcaggaaaatttaGCTTAGTCTTTTAAGAAAGGCAAAGGTCAGGAATTCTAAGCTTTCAACTCAATCCCGTCAAGTCCCGTGTAATGCATATTGGTCAGGGAAAACTGCAAATCATGCCAAATCCCAAAAAATGACATCTAGTGGTTCCTGATGATCCAGCTCAGCCACGGACGTCAGCCCAATTGATAACCTGTCAAAAGACAGGTGAGTGCGTTTGGCAATGTTAGTATGAATGAGGCCCTTAAGATAGGGTAGGTTCTACTAAGGGTTTAAAGATTTAGCGGACATCAGCAAAGACCTGCCAAAATACAAAactttaatttgaaaaaaatacaccATTCTCTGATTTCAGCGCGAtcataaattttaaagtgacgTAATCTAATAATGGCGGATTTCGTATGTAAGCAAACCCTAAGCGTGATCGAACACACTAAGCGTTACTATGGTAAACAATTAATTAAATAgacctttaaattattttaaaatagtttttttagtaACATATTAACTTTATTTATATGAAAAGATGCAATATGTGTTTTACGATTCAAGTTGATGTGCTAAATGCCATCAATTTCTCAGtgtcatttttgtaaaaatagttTTACTACGCTTCTTCatatcaatatagaaagggttgcggagaggttgccaaggcaaaggcattaagcatggcaaggaaacaggaaggggaaacagcaaggcaggggtaggcaaggcatgggaggcacaggcaaggacatagtagtaGGCAGGCACgataaaaggcataggaagggtaggcagcGCACATCCACATAGGTTTAatacattttctaaaaaaactatATTGCAACCtcagtttaaaaataaacagtgGAAACAGTGTTACCCAgtccagctaaaaatcaaacagtagtttatatatatatatatgtttattttgtgcaacaagttttcatgacagtaggatAAAAAAGCTCTTATTCCAAACTGAACAGAACCTTCAAAAGTATAGCAATAAACAACTAGAACGGGGCTTAGAAGGATTCCTgaattgaaaattttattttgtatgttatagaggataaaaaaatgttaaaaatcttCCTTCGTTCTCAAGTTTATGCCAGCAAAATTGGTATGTTTTATATTCGAAGACTGTACGTTGACTGTTGAACACGCTTTGTTTACATACGAAAATGTAGATTAGTGCCGAGGCCCCACGCGTTAATTatgtattttacagaacaaGCTGAAATCGGAGAATGGTGTATTGTATAACcattgccttcattgtatatatagtgaaaatgtataggatcctGTGCTTTTGACGGTTACAGATATATATactagggtttaaaggtttgaTGATATCTGTAACTCATCCATTCCGAAATGAATTTAGGTACCTAGATTTGAAAAACTTAACCCAATTTGTAGCTTAGGAACATTGTGGCAGATAATGTTATGTTAAAGAGTGGCTgacaacaaaatttatttttaccatATATTTTGACATTTAAGTGTCATCATCAggtaaaatctaaaataaagaaaaatcaatttttgcaGATTAAAACCAAAATATCTTGATTAGAAAACAACATGCTCACTTAACAAATTTAACTATTACGTAAAAATATGATAAAGTAAAAAACGATCattaaaatttgatcacaacttATCAATATACTCTACACCATTGTTAAGGTTTCTGGAATGTTTTTGCAGTATCTCCTTTAAATTAGATTGTTGCAGCCCGCAGCACTTTTTGTTATTATCATTAAAGACAAGTTATTTTTGAATGTTGAGTTTATATCTCACCcacaaacttttttaacaagCTTGTGTGATCTTTGCGATACCCTTTATTGTATTTATCCTATTATAGTGCTGTCAAATCAAATGTATATAACAAGTCTAAGTTTTCCCTTTTTTACTGGGAGACAAttgtattgaaaaaaataaaacaacactTCGCATGAAACATAAAATCATCATAATATGAAAACGACCATTGCAATGCTTAAAAATAAccaaatttttttctgaaataaagCAAAAACAACCCAACGTCCTTAACAATCACCTTATTTTGATGACAAGAAAAGGACCCCATAAATTTAAAACAGTCAGTTCTCAAGGCCTTTCATGTCTAGCTATTACAGAGCTGTTTCATCAGAATATCATAGGGGTAGAAGAGCCTTGGGAATGAAGTTGaaatttataaacaaacaaatattccAAACACTGCATGTTTGTACTGAATCAACTTTCGGACGAGAGGTTATAATTAAATTGTGAACATGATCATCATGATAAAGCTAGGTAGAGGTAGTACCATTGATTGAATGTGCCATATTCATAAATGCTTAAAGCCGTAAAACATTGTATtctattaaataaaaattgtctTCAAGATGCGTAGGTTTAAACTTTATgaacaaattaattttattgaaaagaacttgtttttgttgttttatattttccttttttccatttttcctgTCAAAAATTTATTCATATTAATTCCCAAACAAAGAAGTTTTTGAGAAGCGGAAATATCTTCAACACAGCAGGTAATAAAATGTCTGATTTTCACAAGAAAATCTCCTAGTTGAAGATGATCCTCTAAAATGGGTACAACTTCccgaaatgaaatgaaatttagTGGTTCATTGAAAATTACGTCTTTCTTGCTTATGATAATGCTCTTTCTAGTTAACTGAAGCAATGTTATCATCAGAAGGCTTTTCCTTATGTTACAtgcaaatataaacaaaaatataaagtcaATCAACACTTTTTAGAACTTTCTTGTATGCTTTGCTTCTGAGAGcagctacagtacagtctgaatgtaatgtGGACGCGAAACttgcatgaatagttacaccgaacaataacattgcgataactttcgttttttttaagaaaataattcccttgctgataaacaatgaaaagcagcgatagaaatgtttttttaaatcgcattttaaaagtttaaaaacaaaaagtggcaataaaaatgtttttttaaaatcacattttaaaagtttaaaaacaaaaagcggcgatagaaatgcttttaagATTACAtatttgtttcaataaaaaagtatgcaggaggattttttatgttgtttgttAAGAAGGAAATGTTTTCGTCGAGAAATAtagatattgtatttatttcagaatatacaccatttgttttacaaaaataaaccgTAGTTGTATTATTTTAATAGAAAAACGCGCGagtcatttaatagttgtgaacaatatttatcatatgttttttttaaattaaatccgctggaatctttttaagtaataaaatcaacaatacattctcgccCGATGTATTGTAAAACTttgcgaaagatttttattatttaattacttcacgctaatacttaagggaatagcttatcaatacgttacacaatgcatctcgctattacaagaaatataattgcttcGGTATTTTTTtgcgagcgcattgtttttttacgagcaaatataaactcgcaaaaccctTAACAAACAACTGtcgtcctccacgcaaaggtgtagtattagcgtgtacgcggtagattacattcagactgtactgtaggtCAAAGTCTGACTGTAacggaaaaaaatcaaaatggtaTTCAGGCAGACAGGAGTTTTTTTAACCTAGCCTATGAAGTTGCAAATTTCTAATTCTGCTGACATGCAATATAAAACCATGTGCTATTAAGATTGTATGCATGCAATTTGAGTTGAAAGTTTTGTTTACCATTGGATTTGTCTCAGTTGCTACACAATAGGCTAATTGATTTTTGTGGCAGTAGAACTTAAAAAGGAAAATGTTATATCGTTTTTTGCTAATTCTGTCTCATACTGCAGTGCAGAAAAAgtataaaattaaactttttacaaACTTATTgttcaaacaaatttttgtaataaatttaaattgagGCTAAAATTAACTCAgagttcatttttttaattaaattgtttGCTAAATGCTTTTATTGTTCCAAGTATTGGAAAGAATTTAATTTAAGATGTTCTTTAAGCATTATCTTTCTACAGTCTATTTTTGTTAATGTACTTGTCTCAAATTTACACTATGACTTAAAGAGCTATTATTAGAATATCTATAGTTATACCAATTCAAATTTGCTGTAAAATGTCAGGAAAAGAAGGAGTTGAGTAAAAACTTTGTTTGacgtaaaagttttttttagcaaCACATAATGATGACAagggtttgaaaaaaaaagggacatgtctttttaaataaacaatttgttgTGTTATTAACAAGAATTGCATTATTTGCATCCTACAATCTTTCCAGTCTCCATTCTTTAAAACGTTTGCCATGAAATAATTATGCATTCTTATTAAATTTACACTCAACTAactaatgttaaattttatatttatatgcaATTATATTGATAATGTGTATGTTATTAATATATGATTACAGATAATTTGAAACACAAAACACATAATCTAAAATATGGCAGAGAATGGTAATATCAATTCTGAAGCATTCAAGAATCCACCACAGTTTCCTGGGCAACCAGCTAACATGGAAAACTTTCCTCCAATAAGGCCTGGTATGATGCCACCTGCAGTAAGACCTGTTAATGGTGCTGCACCACAAGGAATAAGACCCCCAGGTGCTTTTCCACcggtaagttattttttaaattaatctgTTTAAGGCATCGTCTCCACaattgtttcaaaaataatcgttttaatttgtatattatttttatttgaaacaagCTTTATacaattttgaaacaaattttaaatatcaaaatcatTTACATCGATTCACGTTCGTTTTATGAAATGGTCTGTAaaggattttaaaaaatgatcgtttcaattcgtataaaatgtgaaacaatAGTGAATACAGTTCCCAATctgtttgttatattttaacTGCTGTGTTCATCTTCATGGCATTGATTGTGCATTCACAGAGTGTAATTAAGAAATGTAAAataaggcctctaaatgccaaATGCGAATTTCATTAAGGTGGTCTTAGGTATTATTAAAATCTTACTCCTTCACAATTTGTATAAAATGGATTTGTAGTAAATATAATTCAGCCTTTCtaataaagtgaaaaaaaataggATAAATTTATATTGGGAAACAGCTTTTTAATAGCTATTGAGAACGCTAGATTCCACCGTGATGCATAGTGTCAACTGGGGTTAGACGATCTAAAATGTAATGGGGGACCTTTATCAGGGTGATAAAAATTGGGCGATGCATGGTTATTTCAAAATAACGTATGGAGTGGCATTAAAAAGTAGCAAGAGAGGTTAGTGGGGAGATtgctttaaaattaaaagatcataggtaaatataaaataacaaaagcaTGTTACCCCTACATCATGTGGATACGAAGAAAGAAGTTAAATTCATACGGAAAGAACTTGAAAAGTTGTCTGGAAATTTGTGTATTTATGCATGAGTGtggtttatattgtatttaacAAATTTGACAAGGCATATAAagtaaaaatgtgtttttggcCATTTAGTttagcattttaaacattttacataaatttcaatatttactTTAATCATGCTCAATAACAGCAATAACAGTTTTACAGCTATttcatgacatcataatttcgcataataAAAAAGACTTCTAAGAGAGGgcctatatttttttaaaaagtacaaagataaatagataaatttcAAAAGTCTTTCATATGAGCCCAACTTGTGTTCTttggaggtaagctttaaaataaTACCTATAAAATTGTACTTATCATCAGCAAGTAGTAAACACAAGTCAGAGTACTATCTGATTGCTAACTGATTTTTTCTATAGAGTTGCTCTGTTTAAAATGTCTAAAATGTAACATTTAGTTTCAACAGCGCTTTCCAAACCAAAATATGCCACCTTTTCAACAACACTTTGCTGCACAAGGTGGACCAGCTCCACCAACCAATACCACCCTTCCAAAGCCACCTATCTTTGACAAAGATGGTCAAATCTGGTTAGAGGCATGTTCGGCTGATGGCAAAGTCTATTACTTTAATGCAAAGACCCGTGAGACGAGATGGGATAATCCTGCTGATGAATCTaataagaaagagaaacaaGCTGCTCAAgaggttttctttttttttcatgtttgtcATGAGTTGCTCTTCTTTTAATGAAGTGTTTTGAGTTTGTCTTGCAAAATTCTTACTTTTTCACAGATTTATTGCTATTTTGACTAATTTGTGAATTATTGTGATATTTCagggtgtttttttttcattattgttttttttgtaaaaggacACATCAGAAGCTAAAAAGGATAATGGACAAGATAAGAAAATGGAAGATAGCAAGAATGACGAaacagagaaaaaagaaaaaacgtttTCTGAAGAGAGTGAAGTCAAACAAGAGACTAATGACAATTCAGATCAGTCATCTGCACCCCAACAACAGTCTGAAAAAAAAGCACCAGCACCATTCGCACCACAAGGAATGCCATCAACTCTTCAACCACCATTTGGTTTGCCACCCATGATGAGACCTCCACCTGGGTACAAACATATTAAGTTTACTAATAGTGTAAGAGGTTAAAAAAAACTAGTGTGCAGTATATGTATTAGAGagagaaaaaataaagaaaataatttgataTCTTAGAAGGATTGATTTTCACAACAATTATTTTGTGAAATTCATTAAAATAAATACTCACTAAATGTAAATACTCACTctgtattttcttctttttttaaaaagtaccctATACTATTTTTATCAAGTTATGATATATTGTTAATGTAAAACCACTTTTTATATAGAATGCCTGCTGGATTTCCAGGTTTTTCATCACGTATGCCACTTGGCATGTCTCCTCGGTTTCCACCATTTCCTGGTTTTCGCATGCCACCTCCAGATTTTGTTCCGAAAACAATAGGAGACTGGACTGAGCACAGATTGCCAGATGGCAGGTTGTATTATTTTAACAACAAATCAAAGGAATCTAAATGGGACAAGCCAAAAGAATTTATAGATGCTTCAAAaggtttcatttttttcttccttaaAATTCTCAGTAGTAAGGGAATTCGGCTAGCTGATTTTCAAAGGATAATTATATTGGTCATTTTGTGTCTGTCACAAACCTAACAAGCTTACCGATCTTGAACATCTAGCATTTTTTAATAGTGTGACCTTTTTTGTTGGTTCTGGCTGATAATCAATGCATAATGTCTGAGTTTCTTACAATATTGACAGTGTAGGCTCTTTTATAATACTGAAGTTTATTAGCATGCGAAGTCATCATTAGATTAGCACATTTTATGTTATTAATACTAGAATCATCAAAGAAACCTATCCAGCCTAACAGTGAACAGAAAATTGGGGGTGGTAACAAAACACCTGTGAAGGAGACTAAACCTGACACCAGAGACAGCAAGAAGAAACCTGTAGCATCAAGACCAATTCCTGGAACAGGTGGGTGTTAATGCTTTTTGCATTACCAGTTAAACTGactgaaatttttttcttcttcttcgatCTTGTGTTTTTACACTACtatgaactttttttttcaccttTTATTCAGGTTTCTCAGAtacctttattttttaatactgctaaaaacatttctttaaatGAAATGAGGAATATTGATTTTAAAACTGTATTTCATGTTGTACTTATTGATTTCTAGTGTAatagtgtgtgtgtgtgtgtgtgcctAGAAAGAGAGGTTCCTCACAAATACCTtaagaaagtttatcatttattAAGGCAAAATGGATGTAAATGTACCTCTGGAATGAAATgtcacaaaacatttttgatgtttttaagaCGAACTTTACTTACCTTTTCACGTTTTTTGTTCCGTTACCATCTTACAAATATTAAATATTGTAGAAAACGTTATGGTAAATTATCCAGTTAAACCTTGGGAATTTTTTTGTAAGCGTATAATAAGACTAATACATATTTAACACAATTATGTCAGTTTTTTCCAAAGTCGTTACATTCCATGATTTTTAATCTGTTGTTTATATGTAGGTGTATTTATATGTAAAAAGTAGGGTTACTTGAATAAAAAACTTATTCATAGGATGGCATCTTGTTTGGACTGGTGCTGGaaaggttttcttttttcatcccACTTCAAAAACTTCAATATGGGAAAGACCTAAAGAATTGGAAAGCAACATAAATGTTGATGAAATTCTGAAGCAGGGGCCCAACGCGCCAAAGGAGACAATTGCTCCACCAATCTCTTCCTCGGATGGAAATGCGGAAAGAGAAAAACGACCAAATGAAGGTTGGAACTATTtgaattctaattttttttcatatattgcTACTCTTTTCTCAGcaacatatttttattcttcTCTCAGCAACAATAGTCAGACAAATTTTTATAGCACTCTTTCTTTACTCGCTTTCAGCAGCACAGCGAAAGGATGAGCTTGATAAAGAAGAACTGGAACCAATAATCAAGAAGAAAAagtatttctcacatttattcttatttttatatGAGAGGCCTATGCTAAATCTTAAAGATTTCTTCACAATTCCACATTTTCTGGACAAAGAGAAGAGAAACAGAGAAAAAACAGCAGAATTACAaacatttgacattttgaacTCTTTTCTTGGTTAATAAAGTCCTATATTGTAGATGGGACGTTAAAAGCTATTGCTTTGTGGACAAATCACAACATGTCTACAAAATCTAGTACAAACTTTCTTGAATTTAAGAAGTACAACTTGCTCCCAAAAAGATGTCTGCGTATTATATGATTCTTTGGACATAATAGTCTCTGGTATTCAGTTATCAAGTTTTTAAATTGTAATGCAAAAAATGCAAACAGAAACAGTCTATCTGTTTTGCTTTTATTAGAATGGACATACCAGAGAATAGTGAAATTAAATCTATACCCATGGTTGTAGAAGAGGAAAAAGTGAAGATCACTGGTGAAACAAATCACAGACGGGAGGTTGAAGTCAAAAAAGCTATCATTCCTCTCGACGAAAGAATGACTATGTTCACCAATTTATTGAGAGAAAAGGAggtgaaaatttaaaagttttatttttaaaaaatgctgctTGACTAGAATTGTATATACATCTAATAATGAAGCCTTTAGCGATGTGTGCTTTTAATTGGCTACACAACCTTCTGGTATTTTAAAGAACagacaaattcaatttttctgTCAATGTGTAAGTAAAAAGCCTCGTTAAACGACTTGT
This window contains:
- the LOC130645297 gene encoding transcription elongation regulator 1-like isoform X1; this encodes MAENGNINSEAFKNPPQFPGQPANMENFPPIRPGMMPPAVRPVNGAAPQGIRPPGAFPPFQQRFPNQNMPPFQQHFAAQGGPAPPTNTTLPKPPIFDKDGQIWLEACSADGKVYYFNAKTRETRWDNPADESNKKEKQAAQEDTSEAKKDNGQDKKMEDSKNDETEKKEKTFSEESEVKQETNDNSDQSSAPQQQSEKKAPAPFAPQGMPSTLQPPFGLPPMMRPPPGMPAGFPGFSSRMPLGMSPRFPPFPGFRMPPPDFVPKTIGDWTEHRLPDGRLYYFNNKSKESKWDKPKEFIDASKESSKKPIQPNSEQKIGGGNKTPVKETKPDTRDSKKKPVASRPIPGTGWHLVWTGAGKVFFFHPTSKTSIWERPKELESNINVDEILKQGPNAPKETIAPPISSSDGNAEREKRPNEAAQRKDELDKEELEPIIKKKKMDIPENSEIKSIPMVVEEEKVKITGETNHRREVEVKKAIIPLDERMTMFTNLLREKEVSAFSTFEKELNKILFDERYLLLTMKERKQCFEKYVKVRAVEERKERAQKVKEKKEDFKRLLEDVISSARITFSDFAAKNSKESRYKAIEKMREREQLFNEFMTDFRKHEKEKLKLREEKLRKQFFELLSELTNLSEDSKWKKVKQSIEADKRYELVGSSSKREEFFYQYVKEELSKNKESSPAHGDKNNDEENEKDDEKEDEEAMNDENEDMVSSVEAKQEFDKNERIEASIRKREEEVRAQKEVYEKDREKERGLHQHDKAVQHFKALLADMVKDTQFSWKETRRSLRKDPRWSALEVLEKSEKETLFNNHIRDIKDKRKKSFRRLLDEADVPLDAHWREVRRQIKDDPRYAKFGTSELREEEFETYLREKLTAARTDFRELLRETKLITYKTKDSPNHMKDVASILKKDKRYHVMSALSSERERMIKSHIDDLYKRGPPPPPTATNPSSRYKKD
- the LOC130645297 gene encoding transcription elongation regulator 1-like isoform X2 → MAENGNINSEAFKNPPQFPGQPANMENFPPIRPGMMPPAVRPVNGAAPQGIRPPGAFPPFQQRFPNQNMPPFQQHFAAQGGPAPPTNTTLPKPPIFDKDGQIWLEACSADGKVYYFNAKTRETRWDNPADESNKKEKQAAQEDTSEAKKDNGQDKKMEDSKNDETEKKEKTFSEESEVKQETNDNSDQSSAPQQQSEKKAPAPFAPQGMPSTLQPPFGLPPMMRPPPGMPAGFPGFSSRMPLGMSPRFPPFPGFRMPPPDFVPKTIGDWTEHRLPDGRLYYFNNKSKESKWDKPKEFIDASKESSKKPIQPNSEQKIGGGNKTPVKETKPDTRDSKKKPVASRPIPGTGWHLVWTGAGKVFFFHPTSKTSIWERPKELESNINVDEILKQGPNAPKETIAPPISSSDGNAEREKRPNEAQRKDELDKEELEPIIKKKKMDIPENSEIKSIPMVVEEEKVKITGETNHRREVEVKKAIIPLDERMTMFTNLLREKEVSAFSTFEKELNKILFDERYLLLTMKERKQCFEKYVKVRAVEERKERAQKVKEKKEDFKRLLEDVISSARITFSDFAAKNSKESRYKAIEKMREREQLFNEFMTDFRKHEKEKLKLREEKLRKQFFELLSELTNLSEDSKWKKVKQSIEADKRYELVGSSSKREEFFYQYVKEELSKNKESSPAHGDKNNDEENEKDDEKEDEEAMNDENEDMVSSVEAKQEFDKNERIEASIRKREEEVRAQKEVYEKDREKERGLHQHDKAVQHFKALLADMVKDTQFSWKETRRSLRKDPRWSALEVLEKSEKETLFNNHIRDIKDKRKKSFRRLLDEADVPLDAHWREVRRQIKDDPRYAKFGTSELREEEFETYLREKLTAARTDFRELLRETKLITYKTKDSPNHMKDVASILKKDKRYHVMSALSSERERMIKSHIDDLYKRGPPPPPTATNPSSRYKKD